One bacterium genomic window, TATGCCTTCTTTCAACCTTTCTACATTAAAATTTTGCTAACTTTATTAGATATTTCATCAAATTTCACTTCGTGCTCTTCGTGTCCTTCGTGGTTTTAATCTCTTTTAGTCTAACGATTGAGCTAAGCTGCGGCGGGCTTGCCCGCCGTCAGCTTCAGCGATTGGTTAAGCTTTTAATGGTCGCTGTCCCTATTTTTGCTATTTATTTCCAGGGCTGCCACCACTTTTTCACTGTTTTTGGTTGCCGTGTTGTTAGATGGTTATCCTCTTTGTGATCTTTCAACCCCAAATGGCTTTATGGACTATATCCTCTGGTTTATATCCTAACTCTTCCAATTTATTCTTTAGTATCTTTAATTGCAATAAAGGACAACTTGCATCTTCACACGCTTCATCTGGATCTGTCGTATGTTCATATTCCAGATGGAAGCATATCCAATGCATTTTTTCAAATGTTTCATAATCTTTTCTATGTTTTTTGACTGGTTTACCACATCTAACACAAATTAAATCTCTGTCATTTTGACCCACTATTGTCTCCCGTCTTTCCATCTAACCACAGAGCTCACCTGCCCGCCAAAGGCGGGTCAGGTGCAGCGATTGGTTATATGGAACCATGTTCAGCCCATCACAGCCAGATATAAAATTTCTCTCTGTATTCTACCCACTTTCTTAAACCATATTCTTTGATTTTTCTCAGATTTTGTTGAGGACTATCGCCATGAAGTGGTTTAAGAAACTCAAATTTATCGCATGCCTCGAATTCATTGCATTGCCAACAACCATCGATATGTTTGGATTGAGCACACCCTTTAATTTTGCAAGATTGCTCACACCCATCACCGCCTAACCTACAGGGATTATCACATCTCAGTTTGATTATTGTCCCTAAAACTTCAAGGAATTTGTGGTAATGGTTAAGTTCTTTTATGGAGTTAGCTTCAACTTCTGCATAGTTGTCAAATCTATCTTTTTGTAGTTTAGTAGATAATTCTCGTGCTAAATCAGCAGTTTTACTTCTATAGCGTATACAGTCGCCACAATATAGACCACAATATGCAGTGAGATTTGTTTCTTCCTGGTTTCTATTCATTGTTTACGCTTCCTTTCCGCGAGATGTTACAATTCCACATAACGACTGAGCTCAGCCGCCGAGCGTAAGCGAGGTCGGCTGCAGCGATGGGTTAGGTGGCAATATTATGCATAAAACCTTACCCACAGGAACTGTTTAGCCCAACAATATCTCAAAAAATCTCTCTTTCATTTTAGAAGTGCATCTGCCTCCGATGGAGTTGCTAAAGGATAAATGTCAAAACTCACTGGTACAATGCTTAACCATTGGGTCATCAGTTTATGAAGCTCATCATTTGAAGATACATCAAAAATTACGATAGAACCTCTCCCTACTCTGGGATAGAAACAGATTACCTTGTTTTCTGATTCTA contains:
- a CDS encoding DUF3795 domain-containing protein, translated to MNRNQEETNLTAYCGLYCGDCIRYRSKTADLARELSTKLQKDRFDNYAEVEANSIKELNHYHKFLEVLGTIIKLRCDNPCRLGGDGCEQSCKIKGCAQSKHIDGCWQCNEFEACDKFEFLKPLHGDSPQQNLRKIKEYGLRKWVEYREKFYIWL
- a CDS encoding DUF3303 family protein, with amino-acid sequence MLYLVISTPHPSKLEDVKNARSEFRSWIKGLESENKVICFYPRVGRGSIVIFDVSSNDELHKLMTQWLSIVPVSFDIYPLATPSEADALLK